The following coding sequences lie in one Maribacter forsetii DSM 18668 genomic window:
- a CDS encoding IS3 family transposase: MVKKVLKPSYKRVRVKYLIKTFAVHIIRACQVVRLSRSMWYYQSKKDDSEVIDKLMVLAESYPTRGFDEYYYKIRREGLKWNRKRVLRVYLEMKLGLRRKHKKRLVKRIKQPLETPSSLNECWSMDFMSDALTDDRKLRVFNVLDDCNREALAIDAGLSYPARAVIETLERLKDEIGAPKYVRCDNGPEFTSKTFMNWCKKNFIEIKYTQPGKPMQNGYIERFNRYFREDIMDAYYFNDIYQLQKISDNWREDYNFNHPHKSLGNISPKEFRGVLKRGSLKYKFNVSPKLTLED, encoded by the coding sequence ATTGTCAAAAAAGTTCTAAAGCCTTCCTACAAGAGAGTTCGTGTAAAGTATCTTATCAAAACGTTCGCAGTTCATATTATCCGTGCCTGTCAAGTTGTAAGACTGAGTAGGTCGATGTGGTATTACCAAAGTAAGAAAGATGATAGCGAGGTTATCGATAAGCTAATGGTGTTGGCGGAATCGTACCCAACTAGAGGTTTTGATGAATATTATTACAAGATCCGTCGTGAAGGCTTAAAATGGAACAGAAAACGAGTGTTACGTGTGTACCTCGAAATGAAACTCGGTCTACGCCGTAAACATAAAAAACGTTTGGTCAAACGAATAAAACAACCTTTGGAAACACCTTCGTCACTGAATGAGTGTTGGAGTATGGATTTTATGAGCGATGCGCTTACCGATGACAGAAAGTTGCGTGTATTCAATGTTTTGGATGATTGTAACCGTGAAGCTCTAGCAATAGATGCAGGACTTTCTTATCCAGCGAGAGCCGTAATCGAAACATTGGAGCGTTTAAAAGATGAAATAGGAGCACCTAAATACGTGAGGTGCGATAACGGTCCGGAGTTTACCTCCAAGACTTTTATGAACTGGTGCAAAAAGAACTTCATAGAAATTAAATATACACAACCGGGAAAGCCAATGCAAAACGGATATATAGAACGATTTAATCGCTATTTTAGAGAAGATATAATGGATGCCTATTATTTCAATGACATTTATCAACTTCAAAAGATAAGCGATAACTGGCGAGAGGATTATAATTTTAACCATCCGCATAAATCATTAGGCAATATATCACCTAAAGAATTTAGAGGTGTCCTAAAAAGGGGAAGCCTAAAGTATAAATTCAACGTAAGCCCAAAACTAACATTAGAAGATTGA
- a CDS encoding transposase, translated as MPVGDLSRELGIDKSTFYYWRKKYGGMEQQQLKRLKELEEENNKLKQMYANVSLDNKMLKDVLSKKF; from the coding sequence ATACCCGTAGGTGATCTATCCAGGGAATTAGGAATTGATAAAAGCACATTTTACTACTGGCGCAAGAAGTATGGTGGTATGGAGCAACAGCAACTTAAACGGCTTAAGGAATTAGAAGAAGAGAACAATAAGCTCAAACAGATGTATGCCAATGTGAGTCTTGATAATAAGATGCTCAAGGATGTATTGTCAAAAAAGTTCTAA